The genomic interval aaaaaggtaggggtcaaaatgatttacacccctaaagattcttataaataaagtagtcaCAAGTTTAGAATTTGATACCATATTCCTagtacgcaatgactacatcaaacatgtgactctacaaacttatTGATTGCATTTGCAGTTCATTTTTGGCTGTGTTTCCGATTTTTTTTTATGggtccaatagaaatgaatggtaaataatgtattgtgtcattttggagtcacttttattgtaaatgagaatagaatatgtttctgaacacttctacattcatgtggatgctaccacgattacggatagtcctgaatgaatcatgaatagtAAGCAGTGTTATTCTAACATACGGTGTTCTCACCCGATGCAAACGTCCAATACTGTAGCGCTTTCTTGTCTTGCTGCTTCATGTTCTCATTGACCTGTATTGACATTCATGTTacagagatacagtatatacgtCATCTAATTCCTATTTCTCTGATGTCACTTCTTCCGCCAGGGCGCGAGCTGGCCAAGTGCGTGCGCTCCAGCTCCATGTCGGCGGAACACTTCTGCTTCAGCCAGGACCAGGAGACCGACTTTGACCTCCCCGCCGACCTCACTTCCTCCTCCGCCATGCCCCGCCACTCCGTGATGTCCAACCACTCCGTGATGTCCAACGACAGCGGCATCGAGAGGGACCTTCCCCCTGGGGTTGAGCCATCAGTGGTGGAACCCTCTGGTGGTTCGGAGGAGGGGGAGGCCAGGTTAAGCCGACGAGGAGGCATCAAGATGAGGCCGTCAGTCACAGACAATATGGCCCTGATGCAGGACGCTCTGGAGGAGAGCGGGAGTGTGGCCGGGGGAGGGGGGACACTTCATAGGAAGGCAGGGTGCAGCGGGACCCCCTCATTCTCCAAGCAGCAGAGGCACTTCACGGCCCGGATCGTGGTGATGGGGGACGACAGGGTGCTGGGAAAGCTGGCTAAGGCCTTCTACTTTCTCCGGTGAGGGACCAGGatcatgggtaatgtagtctgaGAGACTGCATGTAGTTTGTAGTGGATATTGGATATATTAGAATGAATACTGGATATAATAGATTTCTGTTAGATATGATCATAGTATAGTTTTTGGAGACAGTTCCACCTacaacatctcaatttggttAGCCTTATACTATGTGgttgaaaatgttttatttcataatGTCCAAAAAATGAAATCGGAAACTAACTGTCCATTTCCCGTGGTCTAGTCAGGAATAAGGAAGTTGGATTGAAACCATGACACATTAATAGTTAATGCGTCAGTAATATACAATGGAATTATTCCCGGCTAACTCAAGACTGGTTATTACACCCATTTGGGTTTCCTGTGTAGCATGGTTTGAGGGTTAGTTTATCATTGGTTTCACTCTGCAGGAAAAGGGAAGCGCGTCGTCTCTTTCTGACGATGAAAGTCAACTTCCAGTTTTACTACATCCCTGTCTGTGAGGATCCCAGTCCCACCTGTCCTGTCAAAGTAAGGCCACAAACTAACACTTCATTCCTATCAGTTTACAACCTGTCAAGAGACAAAGATATGACTCATTTCAGTGTTTCAGTATGtgaacacacacccacatacacacacacacacacacacacacacacacacatccacagacaGTATGTGAAATGATCACATCAAAAGAATGATATGCGGGTTGAAATAGCAGATTTGGACACTGATAAGTGCCTGcattggaacgcagtggctgtacaggaaTATGCTGTAAATGACATCAGAGCTCAGGCTCTGCACTTAAGCACTTAACAGGGCTGTAtgagttttgactgacagccgttctgaacttgagcaacGCACGCGACAAGAAGTTGCCCACATGCCTCCCACTAATTGGACAACTTTTGTAAtttgttgttgtctgagtgagggggatgctgtaaattaagaggactatgtattttgaaagatgagatgtccaaatgtgcacttcacatttccatatcataaaactcctGTAATCGAcagtcaacgtttatgatcactatgtttgatggcATCAATCGAtctatcacatttatttataaagccctttttacatcagcagatgtcacgaAATGCTATACAGaatcctaaaaccccaaacagccagcaatgcagatgtagaagcatggcgTCATATCCTGGGTTTTTCTGAACAGAAtctcacttggcaaaaactggttgaatcaatgttgtttccatgtcatttcaacaacaaaaaatctatatgatgatgttgaatcaacgtggaaactgattggatttggaaaaagtcatcaacgtatggaaatgtgtttttttcacccaacttttaacctaatgAATGAAAGTGAATGAAAGTGATATTTTTAACCTACTTTTAACCTCCAATGAAAGTGAtatttttggttgatttcacgttgacaactcaaccaaatgtaaatcaaaactagacgttgaaaggacgtctgtgcccagtgggatgtttgTGTATTATGAAGATAATCCGCAGCGGAACATGTACCTGAGTACTCCTTTCTATGGGAACCAAAATTACGATATGTTCTCTGAATTGCCCTGTGAAAGCGTAACACTGTAAGatcgtattttataacttagctagtcatgttggcaatagaacacgctttcaaatgatgcccacttgacccagattgtgatttataatggtccgtttttggattgcgtaaacaacagcagtaattgtgtgatggcggtgATGGAGGGcagtgttccaaacaaaacaactacaagtgtgcttgctgtAGTTCCTCAaaggcacagctaggagagcttatagttgaagactcttctttgagtcataaaaatgtattgaaatgACTTAgaaactgtgcacactttggagaggggtgtggccacttggagactattgtttttatgttatgttgcacctaccccacattttccaggaatattcttatcatgttactgaatgtattcagagtattttcagacttccttatgtaaccgatgtgaaatggctagctaggtagcggtggtgcgcgctagcaacctctcagtcggtgacgtcacttgctctgaaaccttgaagtagtggttccccttgctctgcaagggtcgcggcctttgtggagcgatgggtaacgacgcttcgtgggtgactgttgttgatgtgtgcagagggtccctggttcgcgcccgggttggGGCGAGGGGATGCCacaaagttaaactgttacacttaTTAACAAATGTGGCGAAAAGCACAGTTAatataaaatgcacataaaatcaacagtgtactttttggattcagtcttgtgtcaggtgaactgtgtCCTCAACTTTGGTTTTATAATTTTCCCaatatctccaaactgttccctttcaattgctaccatggttatgcaaaTGTTAAGAAATATTTAAATAGCCCTCTCCATTTAGGCCAATTCCCACTAAAGGCTTAATGTCGTTCTCTGGTTTTACACTGAACTTgaatcgtgcttctacacctgcattgcttgctgtttggggttttagactgggtttctgtacagcactttgtgacatcagctgatgtgagaagggctttataaatacatttgaaatttGAAAACTTAGCTGCAGTTGAGTAACCCTAACAGTTTAGTACAGTAATGTATCTATAATAAACCATGTTGTACTTCTCTATCAGGAAAAGCTCTCCCCAACCCGGGAAAACCCCTGTGCCTTGGGTTCCTACTTGGGAATGGTGGATCCATGGTACGACTGCAACATCAACAGCCTGGGTTCCATGATCCCCAAGCTGGCCAAAATGGTACAGTAACCCACTGTTTCTACGTTATGTTGAAATGACAGCATCAAATAGTATTTCTGTTCTCTTGTGATACttttgattgagcctgcctggaaTGCATTGGTTTCATTAGCCTGGCAAGTGTAGCTTTCGGGATTTTAAGAGGAAACAAAATACTAGTCTGATCTACAGTAGATAAAGTTATGTGGTTATGTTGAATGTGGTTTATGCTCTGCAACCGGGAGTCTGTACCATATAAAGAAAGTCAACAAATTACCGTTTGCATGTCTCTAGGTGTTTTGAATGATTAGAAAAACAAAAGGAAAttgcacagtactgtacagtagttgCTTGCTTACAGGAAGTGAAAAAAACATCTGTGGGCTCTTATCGAAACTAGCAACCTATGAGTACTGTATGCAAATAGTTTTGCTGTTATGAGTCATCTTAGCATTTAGCTGGATAGAGGGAAGAGAAACTGTTTGACACAGTATAGGGAAAGACAGTATTGGCGGGTAAAAGATTGTGAAACGTAGCAGGGACACAGGGTCAGGTTTTCATTGTTTAATGCTGTAGTTTCCAATAAATAATGATTGGTAATGAATTACAATGTGAGGGAAATAGAACAAAAATAAGTTGATGCTGCATAGTTAAAAAGCCTTTGCGCACACAAACTTCCCGAAGTAATCAAGGCACTCATGTAGAATGAAAAAGCCTTTTTTTGCAATGCTTAGGTGTTTTTTTTAATTCTTGCCATGCATAAGCCATAAAACAATCAAGGCTTTTAATATGTTCCACTACATGCGAGTGCCTTGATGAAGTTTGTTTGCACAAAGGCTTTTCCATAGTATTTCATCCCATGATCAAAGAGCACCTTGTGGATGAACTATAAACCAAAGAAGCGCTCCTCTCCTGTGTCTCTACATGAATGAAATCGAGTTCCTTCCAAAACATGAACATTCTGTGTATTAAAAAGCTAATATAATGTGTACCCCTATCTGTCTTGGTCAACCCCAGGCTCCATACTAACATGATCCCATCTCTCTCCAGCAGTCCAACAGCAGCAAGCAGGCAGAGCCTAACCCCTTCCTGTCTGATGTCATTTCCTACTACGTGCGGACCGGACTGCAGCCTGTTTACTTCACCATCTACTCTGTCAAGGTGAGGAGACATAGGATGCAtctgaaatggtaccctattcagagccctgtgggccctggtcaaaagcagtgcacaatatagggactaggggtccatttgggacacagacgtaGCCATATGCATCACAAACAGGTCTAGTTATCGCCTAGGCACTATCGAATCTCTCTAGCACTGTCTGTTGTTGATTGTGTGACGTAATGACAGTAAGTCTGCGGCGATGGACTGAGCATAGTTTATCTTTAGCACTCTAGCATGTTCATGATTATCAGTCCTCACTCATAGACCAAAAAACACCAAATGccttttagcagatgcttttatccgaTGCGACTTACAGTCATGAATGCATACATTTTTACGTACGGTTGGCCCCAGCGGGAACCGAACCCccttggcgttgcaagcgccttgctctaccaactgacccacgATTGTCATCCTCTTGCCTATGTTCTAGATCTGCTTCTCCAACCTGACCAAGGACTCAGTGGAGGACGTGTTTCTCTCCCACTTAGAGCTGGACTTCCCCGAGTTCAAACAGTCCCCAACTACTTTGAAAGGTAACATTTAGCCTGTGTTCGCTGATCAACGCTCTCTGCATCTGATGTTTTTTTTCAACTgatttgaagtgtgtgtgtacgtgtgtgtgcatgcattggtGTGCACGTGTATATGTCACTCGTCCGGTCTGATCACGTCTGTCCTCTCTCAGCCACGACCATCAAGCAGAAGAAGAACACAGGAGACGTGTGTGGTGCTGTCGTCTCTGTCAACTACAAAAAGGTCAGCGAAAGATCAACCGTGTTTTTAACATGACCTCATCAATATACATCAATGTAAAAGTGCTGCGTCTGGCTATGAAGCTGATGTTCTGCTCTATTTTCATAGTGTTGCTGCGACGTCTGTCTCTGTTTTAGAGTTTTGAACTGCATCATGAGAGTAAACTTAACTGACCCGAAGAGCGATCCTACAACCTGTGCTTGACGTTTAGCTCTATTTTGATAGTGTTTGGGATTGATACTGTTGATGCAACGTCTGTTTGTCTCTGTTTAGAGTTTTGAACTGCGTCATGAGAGTGGCCTGACCTGACGAGAGATCATATAACCTGTATTTGACGTTTAGTTGTTAGCTTCTCTCTATGACCTCCGAcctgtgtctctgtcctcctctccaggtgtcgtTGAGTGGTAGAGACGTAGATAAGGGTATGTCAGTGAGGACCTCAGGTGTTCAGATCAGTGCCATCCCCTCCAATGAAACTGAAGGTATACAACACTACATATCACACACAATGATATTTACTACATTCACGTAATTAATTGATAGATTCATCTGTATCGTGATCAGTAGTCGCTGAGTTGTCACCCATTGGGCACATATGTGAATTCAGTGGGCAAAGTCACAATGTAAAACAGTAGTGAATGTTCATGTCGTAGCGTATTGATGCAATTGTGTGAACGTAAAAATACGTTCTGAAATGTCTACTGCTCTTCCCATATTATTCTGTATATCTGTTGAAGCCTGGCctatgttcttgtttttgttgttgtcctcAGATCTGAACTCTCTTACAGTAGCTTTCAACGAAACTAAACCCAAGAACACCATGGTGAGTTTACACCATTTCGACACACAGATGTCTATTAGGGAAGGTTGTTATAAAATGCATAAACATAACCTATGTACTTAATCCTCTTGGTATTCTTGGCTCTCCATATTGTTCTTAACGTCATAAAGGCCTGGCTCGCTTGACTACGCCTGGTGGCCACATCGCTTCATGATCTCATAAACCTAAAACCAAACCTAACACACAGACTTAATTCCACAGGAGGCCAAGATTCGTACCTGTAACATTAAGATCAGAACCCTGGAGATGAAAACCTTCACTGTGACCCTGGACAAAGACTCTAGGAGGACCTTCAAAGACGTACAGAGGTGAGCGCTGTTGGTGTAGCTGTTGCCTACGGTTGGCCTAACATAAAAACTTGAAATACATGAAAACAGGTCAGACAGTGGTTTGGTGGATAGACACATGATCTTGTTACCAGAAGGTTGCTGGTTGAAATGTATTCTGAAGCATGTTGGTCTAACCTCATTTGGTTAGCCCTTGtcatactgtatatgttttagCTACATATGCACATGTTATATATATTGTGCCatgttacagtatatattatatatattgtgTCATGTTACAGTATAAACTATATATATTTTGTCATGTTACAGTatatacagctgaagtcagaagtttacatacacttaggttggagtcattaaaactcgtttttcaaccactccacaaatgtcttgttaacaaactatagttttggcaagtcggttaggacatctactttgtgcatgacacaagtaatttttccaacaagtgtttacagacagattatttcacttataattcactgtatcacaattccagtgagtcagaagtttacatacactaatttgactgtgcctttaaacagcttggaaaattccagaaaattatgtcatggcttaagaagcttttgataggctaattgacataatttgagtcaattggaggtgtacctgtggatgtatttcaaggcctaccttcaaacttagtgactctttgcttgacatcatgggaaaatcaaaagaaatcaggaaagacctcagaaaaaaaaattgcagacctccacaagtctggttcatcctttggagcaatttccaaacgcctgaaggtaccacgtttatctgtacaaacaatagcacgcaagtataaacaccatgggaccacacagctgtcataccgctcaggaaggagacgcgttctgtctcctagagatgaaagtactttggtgcgaaaagtgcaaatcaatcccagaacaacagcaaaggaccttgtgaagatgctggaggaaacaggtacaaaagtatctatatccacagtaaaacaagtcctatattgacataactagacaggccgctcagcaaggaagaagccactgctccaaaaccgccataaaaaagccagactacggtttgcaactgcacatggggacaaagatcgtactttttggagaaatgtcctctggtctgatgaaacaaaaatagaactgtatggccataatgaccatcgttatgtttaaaGAAAAAGggtaggcttgcaagctgaagaacaccatcaatgaatcaatcaagtttattttatatagcccttcgtacatcagctaatatctcgaagtgctgtacagaaacccagcctaaaaccccaaacagcaagcaatgcaggtgtagaagcacggtggctaggaaaaactccctagaaaggccaaaacctaggaagaaacctagagaggaaccaggctatgaggggtggccagtcctcttctggctgtgccaggtggagattataacagaacatggccaagatgttcaaaatgttcataaatgacaagcatggtcaaataataatcaggaataaatgtcagttggcttttcatagccgataattaagagttgaaaacagctggtctgggacaggtaggggttccataaccgcaggcagaacagttgaaactgggacagcagcaaggccaggtggactggggacagcaaggagtcatcatgccggtagtcctgacgtatggtcctagggctcagttcctccgagagagtgaaagaaagagagaaggagagaattagagagagccaagatgttcaaaatgttcataaatgacaagcatggtcaaataataatcaggaataaatgtcagttggcttttcatagccgatcattaagagttgaaaacagcaggtctgggacaggtaggggttccataaccgcaggcagaacagttgaaactgggacagcagcaaggccaggtggactggggacagcaaggagtcatcatgcccagtagtcctgacgtatggtcctagggctcaggtcctccgagagagagaaagaaagagagaaggagagaattagagagagcatacttaaattcacacaggacactggataagacaggagaagtactccagatataaccaactggccctagccccccgacacaaactactgcagcataaatactggaggctgagacaggaggggtcaggagacactgtggccccatccgatgatacccccggacagggccaaacaggaaggatataaccccacccactttgccaaagcacagcccccgcaccactagagggatatcttcaaccaccaacttacaatcctgagacaaggccgagtatagcccccaaagatctccaccacagcacaaaccaagggggggcgccaacccagacaggaagatcacgtcagtaactcaacccactcaagtgacgcacccctcctagggacggcatgaaagagcaccagtaagccagtgccagtgccagactacactcaatcatatgacctactgaagagataagtcttcagtaaagacttaaaggttgagaccgagtctgcgtctctcacatgggtaggcagaccattccataaaaatggagatctataggagaaagccctgcctccagctgtttgcttagaaattctagggacaattaggaggcctgcgtcttgtgaccgtagcgtacgtgtaggtatgtacggcaggaccaactcggaaagataggtaggagcaagcccatgtaacgctttataggttaacagtaaaaccttgaaatcagcccttgccttaacaggaagccagtgtagggaagctagcactggagtaatatgatcaaatttcttggttctagtcaggattctagcagccgtatttagcactaaatgaagtttatttagtgctttatccgggtagccggaaagtagagcattgcagtagtctaacctagaagtaacaaatgcatggataaatttttctgcatcattttttgacagaaaatttctgatttttgcaatgttacgtagatggaaaaaagctgtccttgaaacagtcttgatatgttcgtcaaaagagagatcagggtcaagagtaacgccgaggtccttcacagttttatttgagacgactttacaaccatcaagattaattgtcagatttaacagaagatctctttgtttcttgggacctagaacaagcatctctgttttgtccgagtttaaaagtagaaagttttcagccatccacttccttatgtctgaaacacaggcttctagcgagggcaattttggggcttcaccatgtttcaccatgtttcattgaaatgtatagtgtgtcatccgcatagcagtgaaagttaacattattatgttttcgaataacatccccaagaggtaaaatatatagtgaaaacaatagtggtcctaaaacggaaccttgaggaacaccgaaatgtacagttgatttgtcagaggacaaaccattcacagagacaaactgatatctttccgacagataagatctaaaccaggccagaa from Salvelinus alpinus chromosome 2, SLU_Salpinus.1, whole genome shotgun sequence carries:
- the LOC139567719 gene encoding phosphoinositide 3-kinase regulatory subunit 6-like isoform X1 — protein: MTNKAAWDSSSSPPSSMEPMGSCAPLASESDIYRSVQAVLRELESQHPSSVHNKGMLRWTLHKKVRNNPANSLILVRVVVKELERAERVDCRTHIIPLLHTLIYAVIQSAYLPDDLYKRVYDFCKRLLTLPQPYCTVGLSYTRRMKTERYTPGVLYQRMVVAEQSLKNDYHPFQERVFVFADPAVFSGPHGEALRGDIEASGSGGYLNPLDHMRSVVQHSIQAALGGELCHSPKLAQALKEIGQDVEPYFQEVVASLEQSVEEGSKGEGVLLRGRLGQLYREILTHTGTSDTLSSGGGGCLCDMPLPNPEMSFHLWREDEEIWRELAKCVRSSSMSAEHFCFSQDQETDFDLPADLTSSSAMPRHSVMSNHSVMSNDSGIERDLPPGVEPSVVEPSGGSEEGEARLSRRGGIKMRPSVTDNMALMQDALEESGSVAGGGGTLHRKAGCSGTPSFSKQQRHFTARIVVMGDDRVLGKLAKAFYFLRKREARRLFLTMKVNFQFYYIPVCEDPSPTCPVKEKLSPTRENPCALGSYLGMVDPWYDCNINSLGSMIPKLAKMQSNSSKQAEPNPFLSDVISYYVRTGLQPVYFTIYSVKICFSNLTKDSVEDVFLSHLELDFPEFKQSPTTLKATTIKQKKNTGDVCGAVVSVNYKKVSLSGRDVDKGMSVRTSGVQISAIPSNETEDLNSLTVAFNETKPKNTMEAKIRTCNIKIRTLEMKTFTVTLDKDSRRTFKDVQSIEIAPCLDPGYCVQKTMRSKFSLGEEERDAGLSKYMNKGLPLPINTFAGIIN
- the LOC139567719 gene encoding phosphoinositide 3-kinase regulatory subunit 6-like isoform X2, translating into MTNKAAWDSSSSPPSSMEPMGSCAPLASESDIYRSVQAVLRELESQHPSSVHNKGMLRWTLHKKVRNNPANSLILVRVVVKELERAERVDCRTHIIPLLHTLIYAVIQSAYLPDDLYKRVYDFCKRLLTLPQPYCTVGLSYTRRMKTERYTPGVLYQRMVVAEQSLKNDYHPFQERVFVFADPAVFSGPHGEALRGDIEASGSGGYLNPLDHMRSVVQHSIQAALGGELCHSPKLAQALKEIGQDVEPYFQEVVASLEQSVEEGSKGEGVLLRGRLGQLYREILTHTGTSDTLSSGGGGCLCDMPLPNPEMSFHLWREDEEIWRELAKCVRSSSMSAEHFCFSQDQETDFDLPADLTSSSAMPRHSVMSNHSVMSNDSGIERDLPPGVEPSVVEPSGGSEEGEARLSRRGGIKMRPSVTDNMALMQDALEESGSVAGGGGTLHRKAGCSGTPSFSKQQRHFTARIVVMGDDRVLGKLAKAFYFLRKREARRLFLTMKVNFQFYYIPVCEDPSPTCPVKEKLSPTRENPCALGSYLGMVDPWYDCNINSLGSMIPKLAKMSNSSKQAEPNPFLSDVISYYVRTGLQPVYFTIYSVKICFSNLTKDSVEDVFLSHLELDFPEFKQSPTTLKATTIKQKKNTGDVCGAVVSVNYKKVSLSGRDVDKGMSVRTSGVQISAIPSNETEDLNSLTVAFNETKPKNTMEAKIRTCNIKIRTLEMKTFTVTLDKDSRRTFKDVQSIEIAPCLDPGYCVQKTMRSKFSLGEEERDAGLSKYMNKGLPLPINTFAGIIN